In Girardinichthys multiradiatus isolate DD_20200921_A chromosome 18, DD_fGirMul_XY1, whole genome shotgun sequence, a single window of DNA contains:
- the LOC124884148 gene encoding diacylglycerol kinase delta-like isoform X2, which yields MAEAGGPESTAARCPDESSDSEPEQEPGSPQKLIRKVSTSGQIRSKTVLKEGTLLKQTNSFQRWKRRYFKLRGRTLYYAQTSKSIIFDEVDLTDASVAESSTKNVNNSFTVITPCRRLILCADNRKEMEEWMAALRSVQNRQNYESTQYSMDHFSGMHNWYACSHARPTYCNVCREALSGVTSHGLSCEVCKFKAHKRCAVRATNNCKWTTLASIGKDIIEDEDGVSMPHQWLEGNLPVSAKCSVCDKTCGSVLRLQDWRCLWCKAMVHSGCKEQLSSKCPLGQCKVSVIPPTALNSIDSDGFWKASCPPSCTSPLLVFVNSKSGDNQGVKFLRRFKQLLNPAQVFDLMNGGPHLGLRLFQKFDTFRILVCGGDGSVGWVLSEIDALTLHKQCQLGVLPLGTGNDLARVLGWGSACDDDTQLPQILEKLERASTKMLDRWSIMVYETKFPRQHSASTVTEDCSDDSEVQQILTYEDSVAAHLTKILTSDQHSVVISSAKVLCETVKDFVARVGKAYEKNTENSEESEAMAKKCGVLKEKLDSLLKTLNDESQASSVLPPAPPPTIAEEQEELEMVSLPPPLHPAPLSHPPSSPRTTPPPSAAATIFQPREQLMLRANSLKKAIRQIIEHTEKAVDEQNAQTQQQHIFTVGRTEQQVGLVEEEEEEDGEEDKTSLQSSFSSKQRSSRRVSKTPCEKLIHKGSLSLGSSASLPIHTGSRDNMPMLNTKILYPGSLSSGSVVSRLLVNADPFSCDADNMDCYTEKCVMNNYFGIGLDAKITLDFNNKRDEHPEKCRSRTKNMMWYGVLGTKELLHRTYKNLEQRVLLECDGRPIPLPSLQGIAVLNIPSYAGGTNFWGGTKEDDTFMAPSFDDKILEVVAVFGSMQMAVSRVINLQHHRIAQCRTVKITILGDEGVPVQVDGEAWIQPPGYIKIIHKNRTQTLTRDRAFENTLKSWEDKQKCEFSQPPHPETVSEEEALLISEFGQAAGVLIHSIREVAQFHHSLEQELAHAVNASSKAMDVVYAKSPEALSCSSVVHMVSDVKALLSETELLLAGKMSMQLDPPQQDQLNAALGSVAQELRRLSDVSWLCPVIDPSDQEGPLADFSKRSQSGKFRLVSKFKKDKNNKNKEMCATLSLPVHQWGTEEVGAWLDFLCLSEYQDIFTGHDVRGAELIHLERRDLKDLGVTKVGHIKRILQGIKELTRNSSASEA from the exons GTGATCACCCCCTGCCGGCGCCTCATTCTGTGCGCTGACAACAGGAAGGAGATGGAGGAGTGGATGGCGGCGCTGCGCAGTGTTCAGAACAGGCAGAACTATGAG TCCACCCAGTACAGCATGGACCACTTCAGTGGGATGCACAACTGGTACGCTTGCTCCCACGCCAGACCTACGTACTGCAACGTTTGCAGGGAGGCGCTGTCAGGAGTCACATCCCATGGCCTGTCCTGTGAAG tGTGTAAGTTTAAGGCTCACAAGCGCTGTGCGGTCCGAGCCACCAACAACTGTAAGTGGACTACTCTGGCTTCAATTGGGAAGGACATCATCGAGGATGAGGACGGG GTGTCGATGCCTCATCAATGGTTGGAGGGGAACCTCCCTGTGTCAGCTAAGTGTAGTGTCTGTGATAAGACATGCGGCAGCGTCCTCCGACTGCAGGACTGGAGATGTCTCTGGTGTAAAGCTATG GTGCACTCAGGCTGTAAGGAGCAACTGTCATCCAAGTGTCCTCTGGGTCAGTGTAAAGTGTCTGTCATTCCTCCAACGGCGCTCAACAGCATCGATTCTGATG GTTTTTGGAAGGCGTCCTGTCCTCCATCTTGTACCAGTCCTCTACTGGTTTTTGTAAACTCTAAAAGTGGGGACAATCAGGGTGTGAAGTTCCTGCGACGGTTTAAACAGCTGCTGAATCCGGCGCAGGTGTTTGACCTGATGAACGGAGGACCTCACTTAgg TCTGAGACTCTTCCAAAAGTTTGACACGTTCAGGATCCTGGTTTGTGGAGGAGACGGCAGCGTTGGATGGGTTCTGTCTGAGATTGATGCCCTGACGCTGCACAAACAG tgTCAGCTGGGTGTTCTTCCACTTGGAACCGGGAATGACCTGGCTCGAGTTCTAGGCTGGGGCTCAGCCTGCGACGACGACACACAGCTACCTCAGATACTGGAGAAACTGGAAAGGGCCAGCACCAAGATGCTGGACAG GTGGAGCATCATGGTATATGAGACAAAGTTTCCACGGCAACACTCTGCCTCCACAGTCACGGAGGACTGCAGCGATGACTCTGAG GTCCAGCAGATTCTCACCTACGAGGACTCTGTGGCCGCTCACCTGACTAAGATCCTGACCTCAGACCAGCACTCAGTCGTCATCTCCTCAGCCAA AGTTCTGTGTGAGACCGTGAAGGACTTTGTGGCTCGTGTTGGTAAAGCTTATGAAAAGAACACGGAGAATTCAGAGGAGTCTGAGGCCATGGCCAAGAAG TGCGGCGTTCTGAAGGAGAAACTCGACTCATTGCTGAAGACTCTGAATGATGAGTCTCAGGCCTCGTCGGTGCTCCCCCCAGCTCCTCCCCCCACCATTGctgaggaacaggaggagctggagatgGTCAGTCTGCCTCCCCCCCTTCATCCTGCTCCTCTTTCTCATCCTCCTTCTTCACCGCGGACCACACCCCCTCCATCAGCAGCGGCCACAATTTTTCAACCTCGGGAGCAACTGATGTTGAGAGCAAACAGCCTGAAGAAGGCGATCCGACAAATAATTGAACACACAGAGAAAG CTGTGGATGAGCAGAACGCTCAGACCCAGCAGCAGCACATATTCACAGTGGGTCGGACTGAGCAGCAGGTGGGTCTGgtggaagaagaggaggaggaagatggtGAGGAGGACAAGACGTCCCTGCAGTCATCCTTTAGCTCCAAACAGCGCAGCAGCCGCCGAG tgAGCAAGACGCCGTGTGAGAAGCTGATCCATAAAGGTAGCCTGTCACTGGGGAGCTCCGCTTCACTTCCTATCCATACAGGAAGTAGGGACAACATGCCTATGCTGAACACAAAGATTCTTTATCCAG GCTCTCTGTCGAGCGGCTCAGTCGTCAGTCGGCTGCTGGTTAACGCCGACCCGTTCAGCTGCGACGCCGACAACAT gGACTGCTACACGGAGAAGTGTGTCATGAATAACTACTTTGGCATAGGACTGGATGCAAAGATCACTCTGGATTTCAACAACAAGAGAGACGAGCACCCGGAGAAGTGCAG GAGTCGCACGAAGAACATGATGTGGTACGGAGTGTTAGGAACCAAAGAACTGCTGCACAGAACCTACAAGAACCTGGAACAGAGAGTCCTGCTGGag TGTGACGGGCGGCCCATCCCGCTCCCCAGTCTGCAGGGAATCGCTGTGCTCAACATCCCGAGTTACGCAGGAGGAACCAACTTCTGGGGCGGAACCAAAGAGGATGAT ACCTTCATGGCGCCGTCCTTTGACGATAAGATTCTGGAGGTGGTTGCCGTGTTCGGAAGCATGCAGATGGCTGTGTCCAGAGTCATCAACCTGCAGCACCACCGCATCGCCCAG TGTCGGACCGTAAAGATCACCATCCTTGGGGACGAGGGTGTCCCCGTTCAGGTGGATGGGGAGGCCTGGATTCAGCCTCCTGGATACATCAAGATCATACACAAGAACCGGACCCAGACCCTGACCAGAGATCGG GCGTTTGAGAACACCCTGAAGTCCTGGGAGGACAAACAGAAGTGTGAGTTCTCTCAGCCCCCCCACCCAGAGACCGTCTCTGAGGAAGAGGCCTTACTGATCAGTGAGTTTGGTCAGGCAGCTGGAGTCCTCATCCACAG TATCCGTGAGGTGGCCCAGTTTCACCACAGCTTGGAACAGGAGCTGGCTCACGCTGTCAACGCCAGCTCCAAGGCCATGGACGTGGTCTACGCCAAGAGCCCCGAG GCTCTCAGCTGCAGCTCTGTGGTCCACATGGTCAGTGACGTCAAAGCATTGCTCAGCGAGACCGAGCTGCTCCTGGCTGGAAAGATGTCCATG CAGTTGGACCCTCCTCAACAGGATCAGCTTAACGCGGCTCTGGGTTCTGTGGCTCAGGAGCTCCGTCGTCTTTCTGATGTTTCCTGGTTGTGTCCTGTCATCGACCCGTCGGACCAGGAG GGTCCACTGGCGGATTTTTCCAAGCGGAGTCAGAGCGGTAAGTTCCGTCTCGTCTCAAAGTtcaagaaagacaaaaacaacaagaacaaaGAGATGTGCGCCACCCTGTCCCTGCCAG TTCACCAGTGGGGGACAGAGGAAGTGGGGGCCTGGTTGGACTTCCTCTGTCTATCTGAGTACCAGGACATATTTACTGGTCACGATGTCCGTGGAGCTGAGCTGATCCACCTGGAGAGGAGAGACCTGAAG GACCTCGGAGTGACGAAGGTGGGCCACATAAAGAGGATCCTGCAGGGCATCAAGGAGCTGACGAGGAACAGCAGCGCCAGCGAAGCCTAA
- the LOC124884148 gene encoding diacylglycerol kinase delta-like isoform X1 produces MAEAGGPESTAARCPDESSDSEPEQEPGSPQKLIRKVSTSGQIRSKTVLKEGTLLKQTNSFQRWKRRYFKLRGRTLYYAQTSKSIIFDEVDLTDASVAESSTKNVNNSFTVITPCRRLILCADNRKEMEEWMAALRSVQNRQNYESTQYSMDHFSGMHNWYACSHARPTYCNVCREALSGVTSHGLSCEVCKFKAHKRCAVRATNNCKWTTLASIGKDIIEDEDGVSMPHQWLEGNLPVSAKCSVCDKTCGSVLRLQDWRCLWCKAMVHSGCKEQLSSKCPLGQCKVSVIPPTALNSIDSDGFWKASCPPSCTSPLLVFVNSKSGDNQGVKFLRRFKQLLNPAQVFDLMNGGPHLGLRLFQKFDTFRILVCGGDGSVGWVLSEIDALTLHKQVPNCQLGVLPLGTGNDLARVLGWGSACDDDTQLPQILEKLERASTKMLDRWSIMVYETKFPRQHSASTVTEDCSDDSEVQQILTYEDSVAAHLTKILTSDQHSVVISSAKVLCETVKDFVARVGKAYEKNTENSEESEAMAKKCGVLKEKLDSLLKTLNDESQASSVLPPAPPPTIAEEQEELEMVSLPPPLHPAPLSHPPSSPRTTPPPSAAATIFQPREQLMLRANSLKKAIRQIIEHTEKAVDEQNAQTQQQHIFTVGRTEQQVGLVEEEEEEDGEEDKTSLQSSFSSKQRSSRRVSKTPCEKLIHKGSLSLGSSASLPIHTGSRDNMPMLNTKILYPGSLSSGSVVSRLLVNADPFSCDADNMDCYTEKCVMNNYFGIGLDAKITLDFNNKRDEHPEKCRSRTKNMMWYGVLGTKELLHRTYKNLEQRVLLECDGRPIPLPSLQGIAVLNIPSYAGGTNFWGGTKEDDTFMAPSFDDKILEVVAVFGSMQMAVSRVINLQHHRIAQCRTVKITILGDEGVPVQVDGEAWIQPPGYIKIIHKNRTQTLTRDRAFENTLKSWEDKQKCEFSQPPHPETVSEEEALLISEFGQAAGVLIHSIREVAQFHHSLEQELAHAVNASSKAMDVVYAKSPEALSCSSVVHMVSDVKALLSETELLLAGKMSMQLDPPQQDQLNAALGSVAQELRRLSDVSWLCPVIDPSDQEGPLADFSKRSQSGKFRLVSKFKKDKNNKNKEMCATLSLPVHQWGTEEVGAWLDFLCLSEYQDIFTGHDVRGAELIHLERRDLKDLGVTKVGHIKRILQGIKELTRNSSASEA; encoded by the exons GTGATCACCCCCTGCCGGCGCCTCATTCTGTGCGCTGACAACAGGAAGGAGATGGAGGAGTGGATGGCGGCGCTGCGCAGTGTTCAGAACAGGCAGAACTATGAG TCCACCCAGTACAGCATGGACCACTTCAGTGGGATGCACAACTGGTACGCTTGCTCCCACGCCAGACCTACGTACTGCAACGTTTGCAGGGAGGCGCTGTCAGGAGTCACATCCCATGGCCTGTCCTGTGAAG tGTGTAAGTTTAAGGCTCACAAGCGCTGTGCGGTCCGAGCCACCAACAACTGTAAGTGGACTACTCTGGCTTCAATTGGGAAGGACATCATCGAGGATGAGGACGGG GTGTCGATGCCTCATCAATGGTTGGAGGGGAACCTCCCTGTGTCAGCTAAGTGTAGTGTCTGTGATAAGACATGCGGCAGCGTCCTCCGACTGCAGGACTGGAGATGTCTCTGGTGTAAAGCTATG GTGCACTCAGGCTGTAAGGAGCAACTGTCATCCAAGTGTCCTCTGGGTCAGTGTAAAGTGTCTGTCATTCCTCCAACGGCGCTCAACAGCATCGATTCTGATG GTTTTTGGAAGGCGTCCTGTCCTCCATCTTGTACCAGTCCTCTACTGGTTTTTGTAAACTCTAAAAGTGGGGACAATCAGGGTGTGAAGTTCCTGCGACGGTTTAAACAGCTGCTGAATCCGGCGCAGGTGTTTGACCTGATGAACGGAGGACCTCACTTAgg TCTGAGACTCTTCCAAAAGTTTGACACGTTCAGGATCCTGGTTTGTGGAGGAGACGGCAGCGTTGGATGGGTTCTGTCTGAGATTGATGCCCTGACGCTGCACAAACAGGTACCAAAT tgTCAGCTGGGTGTTCTTCCACTTGGAACCGGGAATGACCTGGCTCGAGTTCTAGGCTGGGGCTCAGCCTGCGACGACGACACACAGCTACCTCAGATACTGGAGAAACTGGAAAGGGCCAGCACCAAGATGCTGGACAG GTGGAGCATCATGGTATATGAGACAAAGTTTCCACGGCAACACTCTGCCTCCACAGTCACGGAGGACTGCAGCGATGACTCTGAG GTCCAGCAGATTCTCACCTACGAGGACTCTGTGGCCGCTCACCTGACTAAGATCCTGACCTCAGACCAGCACTCAGTCGTCATCTCCTCAGCCAA AGTTCTGTGTGAGACCGTGAAGGACTTTGTGGCTCGTGTTGGTAAAGCTTATGAAAAGAACACGGAGAATTCAGAGGAGTCTGAGGCCATGGCCAAGAAG TGCGGCGTTCTGAAGGAGAAACTCGACTCATTGCTGAAGACTCTGAATGATGAGTCTCAGGCCTCGTCGGTGCTCCCCCCAGCTCCTCCCCCCACCATTGctgaggaacaggaggagctggagatgGTCAGTCTGCCTCCCCCCCTTCATCCTGCTCCTCTTTCTCATCCTCCTTCTTCACCGCGGACCACACCCCCTCCATCAGCAGCGGCCACAATTTTTCAACCTCGGGAGCAACTGATGTTGAGAGCAAACAGCCTGAAGAAGGCGATCCGACAAATAATTGAACACACAGAGAAAG CTGTGGATGAGCAGAACGCTCAGACCCAGCAGCAGCACATATTCACAGTGGGTCGGACTGAGCAGCAGGTGGGTCTGgtggaagaagaggaggaggaagatggtGAGGAGGACAAGACGTCCCTGCAGTCATCCTTTAGCTCCAAACAGCGCAGCAGCCGCCGAG tgAGCAAGACGCCGTGTGAGAAGCTGATCCATAAAGGTAGCCTGTCACTGGGGAGCTCCGCTTCACTTCCTATCCATACAGGAAGTAGGGACAACATGCCTATGCTGAACACAAAGATTCTTTATCCAG GCTCTCTGTCGAGCGGCTCAGTCGTCAGTCGGCTGCTGGTTAACGCCGACCCGTTCAGCTGCGACGCCGACAACAT gGACTGCTACACGGAGAAGTGTGTCATGAATAACTACTTTGGCATAGGACTGGATGCAAAGATCACTCTGGATTTCAACAACAAGAGAGACGAGCACCCGGAGAAGTGCAG GAGTCGCACGAAGAACATGATGTGGTACGGAGTGTTAGGAACCAAAGAACTGCTGCACAGAACCTACAAGAACCTGGAACAGAGAGTCCTGCTGGag TGTGACGGGCGGCCCATCCCGCTCCCCAGTCTGCAGGGAATCGCTGTGCTCAACATCCCGAGTTACGCAGGAGGAACCAACTTCTGGGGCGGAACCAAAGAGGATGAT ACCTTCATGGCGCCGTCCTTTGACGATAAGATTCTGGAGGTGGTTGCCGTGTTCGGAAGCATGCAGATGGCTGTGTCCAGAGTCATCAACCTGCAGCACCACCGCATCGCCCAG TGTCGGACCGTAAAGATCACCATCCTTGGGGACGAGGGTGTCCCCGTTCAGGTGGATGGGGAGGCCTGGATTCAGCCTCCTGGATACATCAAGATCATACACAAGAACCGGACCCAGACCCTGACCAGAGATCGG GCGTTTGAGAACACCCTGAAGTCCTGGGAGGACAAACAGAAGTGTGAGTTCTCTCAGCCCCCCCACCCAGAGACCGTCTCTGAGGAAGAGGCCTTACTGATCAGTGAGTTTGGTCAGGCAGCTGGAGTCCTCATCCACAG TATCCGTGAGGTGGCCCAGTTTCACCACAGCTTGGAACAGGAGCTGGCTCACGCTGTCAACGCCAGCTCCAAGGCCATGGACGTGGTCTACGCCAAGAGCCCCGAG GCTCTCAGCTGCAGCTCTGTGGTCCACATGGTCAGTGACGTCAAAGCATTGCTCAGCGAGACCGAGCTGCTCCTGGCTGGAAAGATGTCCATG CAGTTGGACCCTCCTCAACAGGATCAGCTTAACGCGGCTCTGGGTTCTGTGGCTCAGGAGCTCCGTCGTCTTTCTGATGTTTCCTGGTTGTGTCCTGTCATCGACCCGTCGGACCAGGAG GGTCCACTGGCGGATTTTTCCAAGCGGAGTCAGAGCGGTAAGTTCCGTCTCGTCTCAAAGTtcaagaaagacaaaaacaacaagaacaaaGAGATGTGCGCCACCCTGTCCCTGCCAG TTCACCAGTGGGGGACAGAGGAAGTGGGGGCCTGGTTGGACTTCCTCTGTCTATCTGAGTACCAGGACATATTTACTGGTCACGATGTCCGTGGAGCTGAGCTGATCCACCTGGAGAGGAGAGACCTGAAG GACCTCGGAGTGACGAAGGTGGGCCACATAAAGAGGATCCTGCAGGGCATCAAGGAGCTGACGAGGAACAGCAGCGCCAGCGAAGCCTAA
- the LOC124884148 gene encoding diacylglycerol kinase delta-like isoform X3 gives MEEWMAALRSVQNRQNYESTQYSMDHFSGMHNWYACSHARPTYCNVCREALSGVTSHGLSCEVCKFKAHKRCAVRATNNCKWTTLASIGKDIIEDEDGVSMPHQWLEGNLPVSAKCSVCDKTCGSVLRLQDWRCLWCKAMVHSGCKEQLSSKCPLGQCKVSVIPPTALNSIDSDGFWKASCPPSCTSPLLVFVNSKSGDNQGVKFLRRFKQLLNPAQVFDLMNGGPHLGLRLFQKFDTFRILVCGGDGSVGWVLSEIDALTLHKQVPNCQLGVLPLGTGNDLARVLGWGSACDDDTQLPQILEKLERASTKMLDRWSIMVYETKFPRQHSASTVTEDCSDDSEVQQILTYEDSVAAHLTKILTSDQHSVVISSAKVLCETVKDFVARVGKAYEKNTENSEESEAMAKKCGVLKEKLDSLLKTLNDESQASSVLPPAPPPTIAEEQEELEMVSLPPPLHPAPLSHPPSSPRTTPPPSAAATIFQPREQLMLRANSLKKAIRQIIEHTEKAVDEQNAQTQQQHIFTVGRTEQQVGLVEEEEEEDGEEDKTSLQSSFSSKQRSSRRVSKTPCEKLIHKGSLSLGSSASLPIHTGSRDNMPMLNTKILYPGSLSSGSVVSRLLVNADPFSCDADNMDCYTEKCVMNNYFGIGLDAKITLDFNNKRDEHPEKCRSRTKNMMWYGVLGTKELLHRTYKNLEQRVLLECDGRPIPLPSLQGIAVLNIPSYAGGTNFWGGTKEDDTFMAPSFDDKILEVVAVFGSMQMAVSRVINLQHHRIAQCRTVKITILGDEGVPVQVDGEAWIQPPGYIKIIHKNRTQTLTRDRAFENTLKSWEDKQKCEFSQPPHPETVSEEEALLISEFGQAAGVLIHSIREVAQFHHSLEQELAHAVNASSKAMDVVYAKSPEALSCSSVVHMVSDVKALLSETELLLAGKMSMQLDPPQQDQLNAALGSVAQELRRLSDVSWLCPVIDPSDQEGPLADFSKRSQSGKFRLVSKFKKDKNNKNKEMCATLSLPVHQWGTEEVGAWLDFLCLSEYQDIFTGHDVRGAELIHLERRDLKDLGVTKVGHIKRILQGIKELTRNSSASEA, from the exons ATGGAGGAGTGGATGGCGGCGCTGCGCAGTGTTCAGAACAGGCAGAACTATGAG TCCACCCAGTACAGCATGGACCACTTCAGTGGGATGCACAACTGGTACGCTTGCTCCCACGCCAGACCTACGTACTGCAACGTTTGCAGGGAGGCGCTGTCAGGAGTCACATCCCATGGCCTGTCCTGTGAAG tGTGTAAGTTTAAGGCTCACAAGCGCTGTGCGGTCCGAGCCACCAACAACTGTAAGTGGACTACTCTGGCTTCAATTGGGAAGGACATCATCGAGGATGAGGACGGG GTGTCGATGCCTCATCAATGGTTGGAGGGGAACCTCCCTGTGTCAGCTAAGTGTAGTGTCTGTGATAAGACATGCGGCAGCGTCCTCCGACTGCAGGACTGGAGATGTCTCTGGTGTAAAGCTATG GTGCACTCAGGCTGTAAGGAGCAACTGTCATCCAAGTGTCCTCTGGGTCAGTGTAAAGTGTCTGTCATTCCTCCAACGGCGCTCAACAGCATCGATTCTGATG GTTTTTGGAAGGCGTCCTGTCCTCCATCTTGTACCAGTCCTCTACTGGTTTTTGTAAACTCTAAAAGTGGGGACAATCAGGGTGTGAAGTTCCTGCGACGGTTTAAACAGCTGCTGAATCCGGCGCAGGTGTTTGACCTGATGAACGGAGGACCTCACTTAgg TCTGAGACTCTTCCAAAAGTTTGACACGTTCAGGATCCTGGTTTGTGGAGGAGACGGCAGCGTTGGATGGGTTCTGTCTGAGATTGATGCCCTGACGCTGCACAAACAGGTACCAAAT tgTCAGCTGGGTGTTCTTCCACTTGGAACCGGGAATGACCTGGCTCGAGTTCTAGGCTGGGGCTCAGCCTGCGACGACGACACACAGCTACCTCAGATACTGGAGAAACTGGAAAGGGCCAGCACCAAGATGCTGGACAG GTGGAGCATCATGGTATATGAGACAAAGTTTCCACGGCAACACTCTGCCTCCACAGTCACGGAGGACTGCAGCGATGACTCTGAG GTCCAGCAGATTCTCACCTACGAGGACTCTGTGGCCGCTCACCTGACTAAGATCCTGACCTCAGACCAGCACTCAGTCGTCATCTCCTCAGCCAA AGTTCTGTGTGAGACCGTGAAGGACTTTGTGGCTCGTGTTGGTAAAGCTTATGAAAAGAACACGGAGAATTCAGAGGAGTCTGAGGCCATGGCCAAGAAG TGCGGCGTTCTGAAGGAGAAACTCGACTCATTGCTGAAGACTCTGAATGATGAGTCTCAGGCCTCGTCGGTGCTCCCCCCAGCTCCTCCCCCCACCATTGctgaggaacaggaggagctggagatgGTCAGTCTGCCTCCCCCCCTTCATCCTGCTCCTCTTTCTCATCCTCCTTCTTCACCGCGGACCACACCCCCTCCATCAGCAGCGGCCACAATTTTTCAACCTCGGGAGCAACTGATGTTGAGAGCAAACAGCCTGAAGAAGGCGATCCGACAAATAATTGAACACACAGAGAAAG CTGTGGATGAGCAGAACGCTCAGACCCAGCAGCAGCACATATTCACAGTGGGTCGGACTGAGCAGCAGGTGGGTCTGgtggaagaagaggaggaggaagatggtGAGGAGGACAAGACGTCCCTGCAGTCATCCTTTAGCTCCAAACAGCGCAGCAGCCGCCGAG tgAGCAAGACGCCGTGTGAGAAGCTGATCCATAAAGGTAGCCTGTCACTGGGGAGCTCCGCTTCACTTCCTATCCATACAGGAAGTAGGGACAACATGCCTATGCTGAACACAAAGATTCTTTATCCAG GCTCTCTGTCGAGCGGCTCAGTCGTCAGTCGGCTGCTGGTTAACGCCGACCCGTTCAGCTGCGACGCCGACAACAT gGACTGCTACACGGAGAAGTGTGTCATGAATAACTACTTTGGCATAGGACTGGATGCAAAGATCACTCTGGATTTCAACAACAAGAGAGACGAGCACCCGGAGAAGTGCAG GAGTCGCACGAAGAACATGATGTGGTACGGAGTGTTAGGAACCAAAGAACTGCTGCACAGAACCTACAAGAACCTGGAACAGAGAGTCCTGCTGGag TGTGACGGGCGGCCCATCCCGCTCCCCAGTCTGCAGGGAATCGCTGTGCTCAACATCCCGAGTTACGCAGGAGGAACCAACTTCTGGGGCGGAACCAAAGAGGATGAT ACCTTCATGGCGCCGTCCTTTGACGATAAGATTCTGGAGGTGGTTGCCGTGTTCGGAAGCATGCAGATGGCTGTGTCCAGAGTCATCAACCTGCAGCACCACCGCATCGCCCAG TGTCGGACCGTAAAGATCACCATCCTTGGGGACGAGGGTGTCCCCGTTCAGGTGGATGGGGAGGCCTGGATTCAGCCTCCTGGATACATCAAGATCATACACAAGAACCGGACCCAGACCCTGACCAGAGATCGG GCGTTTGAGAACACCCTGAAGTCCTGGGAGGACAAACAGAAGTGTGAGTTCTCTCAGCCCCCCCACCCAGAGACCGTCTCTGAGGAAGAGGCCTTACTGATCAGTGAGTTTGGTCAGGCAGCTGGAGTCCTCATCCACAG TATCCGTGAGGTGGCCCAGTTTCACCACAGCTTGGAACAGGAGCTGGCTCACGCTGTCAACGCCAGCTCCAAGGCCATGGACGTGGTCTACGCCAAGAGCCCCGAG GCTCTCAGCTGCAGCTCTGTGGTCCACATGGTCAGTGACGTCAAAGCATTGCTCAGCGAGACCGAGCTGCTCCTGGCTGGAAAGATGTCCATG CAGTTGGACCCTCCTCAACAGGATCAGCTTAACGCGGCTCTGGGTTCTGTGGCTCAGGAGCTCCGTCGTCTTTCTGATGTTTCCTGGTTGTGTCCTGTCATCGACCCGTCGGACCAGGAG GGTCCACTGGCGGATTTTTCCAAGCGGAGTCAGAGCGGTAAGTTCCGTCTCGTCTCAAAGTtcaagaaagacaaaaacaacaagaacaaaGAGATGTGCGCCACCCTGTCCCTGCCAG TTCACCAGTGGGGGACAGAGGAAGTGGGGGCCTGGTTGGACTTCCTCTGTCTATCTGAGTACCAGGACATATTTACTGGTCACGATGTCCGTGGAGCTGAGCTGATCCACCTGGAGAGGAGAGACCTGAAG GACCTCGGAGTGACGAAGGTGGGCCACATAAAGAGGATCCTGCAGGGCATCAAGGAGCTGACGAGGAACAGCAGCGCCAGCGAAGCCTAA